One stretch of Acaryochloris sp. CCMEE 5410 DNA includes these proteins:
- a CDS encoding DUF4351 domain-containing protein: MQTLTSWEEKGLIRGRQEGEATIVLQQLDYKFGKLPPEVEAQIQSLAIHQIEALCKALLDFGEIDDLIAWLENLENP; this comes from the coding sequence ATGCAGACATTGACGAGTTGGGAAGAAAAGGGCCTTATTCGTGGCAGGCAAGAGGGAGAAGCCACCATAGTCCTCCAGCAACTTGATTACAAATTTGGGAAATTACCCCCTGAAGTTGAAGCTCAGATCCAATCCCTAGCAATTCATCAGATTGAAGCACTCTGTAAAGCGCTATTGGACTTTGGCGAAATAGATGATTTAATCGCTTGGTTAGAAAATCTGGAAAATCCCTAA
- a CDS encoding recombinase family protein, giving the protein MAVVGYARVSSVGQSLDVQLEKLKHCDKIFKEKRSGVSNKRPRLKACLEYVREGDTLVVTRLDRLARSTLHLCQLAEQLDKKRVNLQVIDQSIDTGDATGRLLFNMLGAISQFETEIRAERQMDGIQNAKARGVRFGRKKQLTQAQCSELRRKRADGVLIKTLMEEYNLSKASVYRYLGQE; this is encoded by the coding sequence ATGGCTGTTGTTGGCTATGCGCGTGTCAGCTCAGTAGGGCAGAGTCTCGATGTCCAACTTGAAAAGCTCAAGCATTGTGACAAAATCTTCAAGGAAAAACGTAGCGGTGTATCTAACAAGAGACCAAGGCTGAAAGCTTGCCTTGAATATGTTAGAGAAGGCGATACACTTGTCGTCACTCGCTTAGACCGATTAGCACGTTCTACACTCCACCTCTGTCAGCTGGCCGAACAATTGGACAAGAAGCGAGTCAACCTTCAGGTGATTGACCAGAGCATCGATACAGGGGATGCAACCGGACGGCTGTTATTTAATATGCTGGGAGCGATCTCACAGTTTGAAACGGAAATACGCGCTGAACGACAAATGGATGGAATTCAAAATGCGAAAGCTCGTGGGGTGAGGTTTGGTCGAAAAAAACAGCTGACTCAGGCTCAATGTTCTGAGCTACGTCGTAAAAGGGCGGATGGTGTCCTAATCAAAACTTTAATGGAAGAGTATAACCTCTCAAAAGCAAGTGTGTATCGATACCTCGGCCAGGAATAG